Proteins encoded in a region of the Schistocerca serialis cubense isolate TAMUIC-IGC-003099 chromosome 6, iqSchSeri2.2, whole genome shotgun sequence genome:
- the LOC126483678 gene encoding chromatin-remodeling ATPase INO80-like: MASSSTPASTEIAEPLHIQLLKKYLDLGPFLSYVEKIFNTPVNESDLSSDSDAELSEDLKGKLFAYGFSTKEERRSDRVRLYNFEDVRTDRLWLRDILVSDTSSSSDEDVPPRERLQRMLKMHVLRKKYQKKFYEDPQNHQYQYYGSGLVSNYDRFPEHQKFVQGTKRKRKERKQETKPRKMRKVTTKEQNAASDAKDASVADDTECEDGYTNVKEEDPDSLFENPPSLKSTRAKRKSYKMAEIMTARRKKIFAMLAKRELGKIQRAKVNNHKEVLASCRRMAHGCMRACRQKAVQSQKNMKETVWRAKRLTREMQSYWKRYDRVEREARRRLEREAEEQRRLDVELMEAKRQQRKLNFLITQTELYAHFMSRKLGSGSQEERLRILSQLEEEKLPRLAAFDDYDGEQMKQKAERNVREAVTAERNRSNQFYKGASDGIAGRDFGDDLSLSETGVSAVDERPQPSIFKGQLKHYQLKGMNWIANLYDQGINGILADEMGLGKTVQSIAFLCHVAEKYDIWGPFLVISPASTLHNWQQEMARFVPEFKVVPYWGSPQERKILRQFWHRKDMHTRDASFHVVITSYQLVITDLKYFNRIKWQYLVLDEAQALKSTNSVRWKMLLGFTCRNRLLLSGTPIQNSMAELWALLHFIMPTLFDSHEEFNEWFSKDIENHAENKTGIDEKHLSRLHMILKPFMLRRIKKDVENELSDKIEVMMYCPLTTRQKLLYDALKKKIRIEDLLYSSAGSSQSSQNLTSNLLNLVMQFRKVCNHPELFERRSAKSPYFFKLSDYLLPRLIYDDGILCHSFPSKKHILYNHLNIFAPHYVHSSLLDDDASGQIKCFSFSNLAGISPTEISDVALGGLSRALMFLPAVYKLQEKIFFWNYCGLLDTSFKWRYLLLLQPLRVTSAPSVSCSIVLSHLVFTSVSSTENTIYCHTQHIHTSIPETPEHRIHRSRAAFLDRQRNTDFRKLVGGLGVMQPEVDTADADGGHSEMFACDVWIQDEEADEQEHWALPPQSPAEVEADGEADGEIEGEQPSSPVLSSAETHSPPSQTGKGRGSKERSRVKEEDNFPVLPEFPHRPRKPRILPCEPTRMPPFLFSGCPKAHAPPPELYCVSRKAAWEQQDLMRWSSPESLSALWEELWGSPAGIEATAPPHGWSRIVPPDGRSLVTDSGKLTVLDGLLKRLREQGHRVLIYSQMTRMIDLLEEYARHRKLTYMRLDGSSKISERRDMVASFQQREDIFVFLLSTRAGGLGINLTAADTVVFYDSDWNPTIDQQAMDRAHRLGQTKQVTVYRLVCKGTIEERMLQRAREKSEIQRMVISGGNFRPDSLKPKEVVSLLLGDEEIEKRYRQRQEERRARAAADDVDGRKRKQKLDADTSRRDSDTESGSTATGSLPSSVTEGALAGPLEESEDGTRSQILPHEEFPPILGSTGVIPGRPRTGRGGRRGRPRGSRRAIIDGRPLPQPVKPQVAAVKEVEVPVPVSVPMRQPGQAPPVVRRGPGRPRLRPLGPSHQGGRGGRGSRGPRGRGASGPLPVPLPLRYDPTSTPPPSPFNFYSQTE, encoded by the exons ATGGCTAGTTCTTCGACACCCGCTTCTACAGAAATTGCAGAACCACTGCATATTCAACTCCTAAAGAAGTATCTCGATTTGGGGCCCTTCCTGTCGTATGTGGAAAAAATTTTCAATACGCCTGTAAATGAGAGTGACCTTTCTTCAGATTCTGATGCCGAATTATCGGAAGACTTGAAAGGAAAACTATTTGCCTATGGATTCTCCACGAAAGAAGAAAGGCGTTCAGACCGTGTACGTCTGTATAATTTTGAAGATGTGAGGACTGACAGATTGTGGCTGAGAGACATTCTTGTGAGTGACACATCGAGTTCTTCTGATGAAGATGTACCGCCAAGAGAGAGACTGCAGAGAATGCTTAAAATGCATGTACTTAGGAAAAAGTATCAGAAGAAATTCTATGAAGATCCACAGAACCACCAGTATCAATATTATGGCTCAGGACTTGTGTCAAATTATGACAGGTTCCCTGAACATCAGAAATTTGTTCAGGGAACCAAGAGAAAGAGAAAGGagagaaaacaagaaacaaaacctCGGAAAATGAGGAAAGTAACAACAAAGGAGCAGAATGCCGCATCTGATGCTAAGGATGCAAGTGTTGCAGATGATACAGAATGTGAAGATGGATACACAAATGTGAAGGAGGAGGATCCAGATTCACTCTTtgaaaatccaccatctctgaAGAGTACACGTGCCAAGAGAAAATCATATAAAATGGCAGAGATCATGACAGcaagaagaaagaaaatttttgcaatgctTGCAAAACGAGAACTTGGAAAAATTCAACGTGCAAAAGTAAACAACCATAAAGAAGTTCTTGCTTCATGCAGACGAATGGCACATGGTTGTATGCGTGCATGTCGTCAGAAGGCTGTGCAGTCTCAGAAGAATATGAAGGAAACAGTATGGCGAGCAAAACGCCTTACAAGGGAAATGCAGTCGTACTGGAAGAGGTATGATCGTGTAGAACgtgaagcaaggcgtcgtttggagAGAGAGGCAGAGGAACAACGTCGATTGGATGTAGAGTTAATGGAAGCAAAGCGGCAGCAGCGTAAACTCAATTTCCTTATTACACAGACTGAATTGTATGCCCATTTCATGTCACGTAAGCTTGGCAGTGGTTCTCAGGAAGAGAGACTTCGCATTCTTAGCCAACTTGAAGAGGAAAAGCTGCCACGACTTGCAGCGTTTGATGATTATGATGGTGAGCAAATGAAACAGAAGGCAGAAAGAAATGTTCgtgaagcagtgacagcagagcgcAATCGATCCAATCAGTTCTACAAGGGTGCAAGTGATGGAATTGCTGGCCGTGACTTTGGGGATGATCTAAGCTTAAGTGAGACTGGTGTCAGTGCTGTTGATGAACGTCCTCAACCCTCCATTTTTAAAGGACAATTGAAGCATTATCAGTTGAAAGGAATGAATTGGATTGCTAATCTTTATGATCAAGGCATCAATGGTATTTTGGCAGATGAGATGGGTCTGGGAAAGACTGTGCAATCCATTGCATTTTTATGTCATGTAGCTGAGAAGTATGACATATGGGGGCCATTTCTGGTTATCTCTCCTGCATCCACTCTACATAACTGGCAACAAGAGATGGCTCGGTTTGTACCAGAATTCAAGGTAGTTCCGTATTGGGGAAGTCCACAAGAAAGAAAGATTCTGCGACAGTTCTGGCATCGGAAGGATATGCATACAAGAGATGCAAGTTTTCATGTTGTCATCACAAGTTACCAACTTGTTATTACTGATCTAAAATATTTTAATCGTATAAAATGGCAGTATCTTGTCTTGGATGAAGCTCAGGCTCTAAAGAGCACCAACAGCGTTCGATGGAAGATGCTTTTGGGGTTTACCTGTCGAAATCGTCTTCTGCTAAGTGGAACACCAATACAGAACAGCATGGCTGAACTGTGGGCACTGTTGCATTTTATTATGCCAACTCTGTTTGATTCTCATGAAGAATTTAATGAATGGTTCTCTAAGGATATTGAAAACCATGCTGAAAACAAGACAGGTATTGATGAAAAACACTTATCACGGTTGCACATGATCCTGAAGCCATTTATGTTGCGTAGGATCAAGAAGGATGTAGAAAATGAGCTCTCTGATAAGATTGAGGTAATGATGTACTGCCCTTTGACAACTCGCCAGAAGTTGTTGTACGATGCGCTAAAGAAAAAGATTCGTATTGAAGATCTTTTGTATTCATCTGCCGGTTCTAGTCAGTCATCCCAGAATCTCACTTCCAATTTGCTTAATCTAGTAATGCAGTTTCGGAAGGTCTGTAATCACCCAGAGTTATTTGAAAGACGTAGTGCAAAGTCTCCTTATTTTTTTAAGTTATCTGATTATTTACTACCTCGATTGATTTATGATGATGGTATTCTATGTCACAGCTTCCCCAGTAAGAAGCATATCTTATATAATCATTTGAATATATTTGCACCTCACTATGTCCACAGTTCTCTACTAGATGATGATGCTTCAGGACAGATAAAGTGTTTCTCATTCTCTAATTTGGCTGGCATTTCTCCAACAGAAATCAGTGATGTAGCTTTGGGAGGACTTTCAAGGGCGTTAATGTTTCTTCCGGCAGTTTATAAGCTTCAAGAAAAGATTTTCTTCTGGAATTATTGTGGTCTCCTAGACACTTCATTTAAGTGGCGGTATCTCCTACTGCTACAGCCCTTGCGTGTCACATCAGCTCCATCTGTATCGTGTAGTATTGTATTGAGTCATTTAGTCTTTACATCAGTTTCTAGCACGGAAAATACAATATATTGCCACACACAGCACATACATACCTCTATCCCAGAAACTCCAGAGCACAGAATTCACCGAAGCCGTGCAGCTTTTCTCGATAGGCAGCGAAATACTGATTTTAGGAAGCTTGTTGGTGGCTTAGGAGTGATGCAACCTGAAGTAGACACAGCTGATGCAGATGGTGGACACAGTGAGATGTTTGCATGTGATGTGTGGATACAAGATGAAGAGGCAGATGAACAAGAGCACTGGGCACTGCCTCCACAGAGTCCCGCTGAGGTGGAGGCTGATGGTGAAGCTGATGGGGAAATTGAAGGAGAGCAACCAAGTTCACCAGTTTTATCGTCCGCAGAGACTCATTCTCCACCATCCCAAACAGGAAAGGGACGTGGGAGTAAAGAAAGAAGCAGG GTCAAAGAAGAGGATAATTTCCCTGTTCTTCCTGAATTTCCACACAGACCAAGGAAGCCACGCATACTACCGTGTGAACCTACACGTATGCCTCCATTCCTGTTTTCTGGCTGTCCAAAGGCTCATGCGCCACCTCCAGAACTGTACTGTGTCAGCAGAAAAGCAGCGTGGGAACAGCAGGACTTGATGAGGTGGTCATCACCTGAGTCACTCAGTGCCTTGTGGGAAGAATTGTGGGGATCTCCAGCAGGAATTGAGGCAACAGCACCACCTCATGGTTGGTCACGTATTGTACCACCAGATGGCCGATCACTAGTTACAGACTCAGGAAAACTGACTGTTCTAGATGGCCTGTTGAAGAGGCTCCGTGAGCAAGGCCACAGAGTTCTCATCTATTCACAGATGACTCGTATGATAGATCTGCTGGAAGAGTATGCACGCCATCGTAAACTGACTTATATGAGACTTGATGGCTCAAGCAAGATTTCAGAGAGACGAGATATGGTTGCAAGTTTTCAGCAGCGTgaagatatttttgtatttctccTCAGTACTAGGGCTGGAGGCCTGGGTATTAACCTTACAGCAGCAGATACTGTTGTATTCTATGACAGCGATTGGAACCCCACGATTGATCAACAGGCAATGGACAGAGCTCATCGTCTTGGACAAACAAAACAG GTGACAGTGTACCGACTGGTATGCAAGGGCACAATTGAGGAACGCATGCTACAACGTGCACGAGAAAAGAGTGAGATACAACGGATGGTGATCAGTGGTGGAAATTTCAGGCCAGATTCTCTCAAACCAAAAGAAGTAGTATCACTCCTGCTCggtgatgaagaaatagagaagaggtatAGACAGCGTCAGGAAGAGAGACGAGCacgtgctgctgctgatgatgtagATGGGCGGAAGAGAAAACAGAAGTTGGATGCTGATACGTCAAGAAGGGATAGTGATACTGAAAGTGGCAGTACAGCTACTGGAAGTCTGCCGAGTAGCGTCACAGAAGGAGCCCTCGCAGGTCCCTTGGAAGAATCAGAAGATGGAACACGTTCTCAGATCCTTCCACATGAGGAATTTCCTCCAATACTTGGTTCCACGGGAGTGATTCCTGGACGACCCAGGACTGGTCGCGGAGGAAGACGCGGtaggccaagaggttctaggcgtgCAATTATTGATGGACGACCTCTACCACAACCTGTGAAACCTCAAGTAGCCGCAGTGAAAGAAGTAGAGGTACCTGTTCCTGTTTCTGTCCCAATGCGTCAGCCCGGGCAGGCTCCTCCAGTAGTACGCAGGGGCCCCGGTCGGCCACGACTGCGACCTTTAGGGCCGTCACATCAAGGAGGTAGAGGAGGCAGAGGTTCCAGAGGACCTCGTGGGAGAGGTGCCTCTGGGCCACTCCCTGTACCTCTACCATTGAGATATGATCCGACGTCAACACCACCTCCGAGcccttttaatttttattctcaaaCAGaatag